The Oncorhynchus clarkii lewisi isolate Uvic-CL-2024 chromosome 29, UVic_Ocla_1.0, whole genome shotgun sequence genome contains a region encoding:
- the LOC139388452 gene encoding NHS-like protein 2, which yields MENRALMCTSQAWKGPKGSTFSPNWENTSYQPNIMMSPCPDVVKSPCQHAAKICHPPEASVTSQFQQVGPYASTGLSAMANTASRKGERECYIVNPIQNEETVLPVHNPEFRGRSFSAATASNSITSRSRCDSYVHLCPDNSSEDISRGDNSPLSPDVSPDHGGPRSRSHSIILRKTRRRPAPPTRSVSLRRDSASQLRDNRTKSLYMDRDTATQDPFLPDLILISTPRTEEVLCLEQSPAQPVQALVGPPVNNNGQLREVRSTDPCSSMSSSGPAVGITGNEDKKATSWSESVRPSPPLRHPPSLTCKQSPFLPPAPVSPSNCKSRSQCETSPPPILTSAITGPSPLGCRMRPKSSTSPTSPRASNSRLRLSLELPGIVPLPDPTLVKSKATRRHSESSGTTKPRQRLSSSMMVMPVVTQEDLSNVRLRSVSSSDSDKGLEGSPEVIREEEQEQELELESCPLVHHSPKAKPPVATKPPAHKWPPIHMVKSSSISTQFSETLPASPRESQEDMFMVERRVKPKRSHQPPRVASDGVMFQRQQAVDRQQYDVTDSHPPPASCHSETRNVRRTSLTSTTSLQAELDRKKKLVPPPVAKKPDVLFMPSISSLGQESTRSHVWSGLSGAYQAPASAYQPPTTGYQVTASGYQVTASVYRDRDFTGQDCNHNRIRDGFFLDENSEERRAMPQMRTLCLGEQEEEELDHNSSQPTTEDLFTIIHRSKKKLLGRKETADSTGSRQGYGSPIKGTPRVVQKSSSKNDNFMAFLQRRRSNKPSSGERLSASELLKNTKPLAGQP from the exons ATGGAGAACAGGGCCCTGATGTGTACCAGTCAGGCCTGGAAGGGGCCCAAAGGGTCCACCTTCTCCCCCAACTGGGAAAACACATCATACCAACCAAACATCATGATGTCCCCTTGTCCTGACGTGGTGAAGTCCCCATGCCAGCATGCTGCCAAGATATGCCACCCCCCAGAAGCCTCTGTGACCTCCCAGTTCCAGCAGGTTGGCCCCTATGCCTCCACTGGATTGTCTGCCATGGCTAACACTGCCAGTAGAAAGGGTGAAAGGGAGTGTTATATAGTTAACCCCATTCAAAATGAGGAGACGGTCCTGCCAGTACACAACCCTGAGTTTCGCGGTCGCTCCTTCTCTGCAGCCACTGCCTCAAACTCAATTACTTCCAGAAGCAGATGTGACAGCTACGTCCACCTATGCCCTGACAACAGCTCAGAGGACATTAGTAGAGGCGACAACTCCCCGTTGAGCCCAGACGTCTCCCCTGATCACGGTGGTCCACGGTCGCGGTCCCACAGCATCATCCTgaggaagacgaggaggaggCCGGCGCCGCCAACCCGTAGcgtgtccctgaggagagactCCGCCTCCCAGCTCAGAGACAACAGGACCAAGAGCCTCTACATGGACAGAGACACAGCTACCCAAGACCCCTTCTTGCCTGACCTCATCCTCATCTCCACACCCAGGACAGAGGAGGTACTGTGCCTGGAGCAGTCCCCTGCTCAGCCTGTacaggctctggttgggccaccaGTCAACAATAATGGGCAGCTACGTGAAGTAAGATCTACTGACCCCTGCTCTTCCATGTCAAGCTCAGGTCCTGCTGTGGGTATTACTGGAAATGAGGACAAAAAAGCCACCAGCTGGTCAGAATCGGTCAGACCCTCTCCCCCCTTGCGACACCCTCCATCTCTAACTTGTAAACAGTCCCCCTTCCTACCACCTGCCCCAGTCTCCCCTTCCAATTGCAAGTCCAGATCTCAGTGTGAGACTTCCCCCCCTCCTATCCTCACGTCTGCCATCACTGGACCCTCCCCCCTGGGCTGCAGGATGCGCCCCAAGTCCTCCACTTCACCCACCTCCCCCAGAGCCAGCAACAGCAGGCTACGGCTGTCCCTGGAGTTGCCAGGGATTGTCCCTCTCCCAGACCCAACGTTGGTCAAATCTAAAGCCACGCGGCGTCACTCCGAGTCCTCTGGCACTACCAAACCCAGACAGAGGCTGAGCTCCAGCATGATGGTGATGCCTGTGGTGACCCAGGAGGATCTCAGCAATGTTCGTTTACGTTCCGTCAGCAGCTCAGATTCAGACAAAGGCCTGGAGGGCTCACCTGAAGTCAtcagggaggaggagcaggaacaggagctGGAGCTGGAGAGCTGTCCATTGGTCCACCACAGTCCTAAAGCTAAACCACCTGTTGCTACTAAGCCACCCGCACACAAATGGCCACCAATACATATGGTAAAGTCCTCCTCAATCTCTACACAGTTCTCAGAGACCCTTCCAGCCTCACCAAGAGAGAGCCAAGAGGACATGTTTATGGTGGAAAGAAGAGTGAAGCCTAAGAGGTCACACCAGCCTCCTCGTGTTGCCAGTGATGGGGTTATGTTTCAGAGGCAGCAAGCTGTAGACAGGCAGCAGTATGATGTGACTGACTCACACCCACCACCTGCCTCCTGCCATTCAGAGACCAGGAACGTGAGAAGGACCTCTCTCACCAGCACCACATCTCTTCAAGCTGAACTAGATAGGAAGAAGAAGTTGGTTCCCCCTCCAGTCGCAAAGAAACCTGATGTCCTCTTCATGCCCTCCATCagctcactgggacaggagagcACCAGGAGCCATGTCTGGTCTGGGCTCAGTGGTGCTTACCAGGCTCCTGCCAGTGCATACCAGCCTCCTACCACTGGTTACCAGGTTACTGCCAGTGGTTACCAGGTTACTGCCAGTgtttacagagacagagactttACTGGACAAGATTGCAACCATAACAGGATAAGAGATG GATTTTTCCTAGATGAGaacagtgaagagaggagagcaaTGCCTCAGATGAGAACACTGTGCCtcggggagcaggaggaggaagagttggACCACAACTCCTCACAGCCAACTACTGAGGACCTATTCACCATCATACACAG GTCAAAGAAGAAACTCCTGGGTCGTAAAGAAACAGCTGACAGCACTGGGAGCAGGCAGGGTTACGGATCCCCCATTAAAGGCACCCCGAGGGTCGTCCAGAAGTCAAGCTCCAAAAATGACAACTTCATGGCTTTTctgcagaggaggaggagcaatAAACCCAGCTCTGGGGAGAGACTGTCAGCCTCTGAACTACTGAAGAATACTAAACCATTGGCCGGCCAACCGTAG